In one Lolium rigidum isolate FL_2022 chromosome 3, APGP_CSIRO_Lrig_0.1, whole genome shotgun sequence genomic region, the following are encoded:
- the LOC124696252 gene encoding probable serine/threonine-protein kinase PBL25, with amino-acid sequence MLSWLRCFPHDGAVMDDEPSRPRPRPGRSATFRKIKHTTSNCAHAAAAAAHRKRFIRSSSTVTDAPGRHSVDGAGGYNHSVVSARSFTFRELAAVTNSFSQANLLGEGGFGRVYRGLIGSSPVAVKQLDRTGYQGDHEFLVEVLMLSGLFSHPNLVGLLGYCADGNQRLLVYPLMPLGSLENHLFVSSRRPNADADAESPPPPVLPWRARMRIAHGAAEGLEFLHETANPPVIYRDFKSSNILLDEGYHARLSDFGLAKLAGAPTDTTHNGEGGEEEEIKDSSSRVMGTYGYCAPEYVRTGHLTVKSDVYSFGVVLLELITGRRVLDDSRPEGEQNLVAWAAPMFGEQRRLQELVDPRLLQEGEEAPCGRELKQAVAVAAMCLQEEDTVRPIMSDVVMALSFLATADDDLSVVSAPR; translated from the coding sequence ATGTTGAGCTGGCTCCGTTGTTTCCCACACGACGGCGCGGTCATGGACGACGAGCCGagccggccaaggcccaggcccggGAGGAGCGCCACCTTCAGGAAGATTAAGCACACCACCTCCAATTGCGCCCATGCCGCCGCTGCAGCAGCCCATCGGAAACGGTTCATCCGGTCGAGCAGCACGGTCACCGACGCACCCGGCCGTCACTCCGTCGACGGCGCCGGCGGCTACAACCACAGCGTCGTGTCGGCGCGGTCCTTCACATTTCGCGAGCTCGCCGCCGTCACCAACAGCTTCAGCCAGGCCAACCTCCTCGGCGAGGGCGGGTTCGGCCGCGTCTACAGAGGCCTCATCGGCTCGTCGCCCGTCGCCGTGAAGCAGCTGGACCGCACGGGGTACCAGGGCGACCACGAGTTCCTGGTGGAGGTGCTCATGCTCAGCGGCCTCTTCAGCCACCCCAACCTGGTCGGCCTCCTCGGATACTGCGCCGACGGCAACCAGCGGCTCCTCGTCTACCCTCTCATGCCGCTCGGCTCCCTCGAGAACCACCTCTTTGTGTCCTCCCGACGCCCCAACGCCGACGCCGATGCcgagtcgccgccgccaccggtccTGCCATGGCGAGCCAGGATGAGGATCGCGCACGGCGCCGCGGAGGGCCTCGAGTTCCTCCACGAGACGGCCAACCCGCCTGTGATCTACCGCGACTTCAAGTCCTCCAACATCCTCCTCGACGAAGGATACCACGCCAGGCTCTCTGACTTtgggctcgccaagctcgccggggcCCCGACCGACACCACCCACAACggtgagggcggcgaggaagaggagatcAAGGACTCGTCGTCGAGGGTGATGGGGACGtacgggtactgcgcgccggagtACGTGAGGACGGGTCATCTCACGGTGAAGTCGGACGTGTACAGTTTCGGCGTGGTGCTGCTGGAGCTCATCACCGGAAGACGGGTCCTCGACGACAGCAGGCCGGAGGGGGAGCAGAACCTCGTGGCCTGGGCGGCGCCCATGTTCGGGGAGCAGAGGAGGCTGCAGGAGCTGGTCGACCCGCGGCTCCTCCAGGAAGGAGAAGAGGCACCGTGCGGTAGGGAGCTGaagcaggcggtggcggtggctgcCATGTGCTTGCAGGAGGAGGACACCGTGCGGCCCATCATGTCCGACGTCGTCATGGCGCTCAGCTTCCTCGCCACGGCCGACGACGACCTGTCTGTTGTATCCGCTCCGAGATGA